The genomic window TCTCATAAACCGTGAGATTCTTTGTTGTTTTTACCTGGGGCTCTCATGATCCGGACAGTCACACCACTTTTGAGGAGGTCTCGGAGTCCTTGCCGGTTTTGTGGATCCATGTGCCAGAAGAGCCGTGTTACATAAATAACCAGAGTGACACTAGGGCATTGACTCAAAAATCCTCTAATAGCCTTGGAGCATTCCCAACACGGACTCCAGGACAGGAACCAGGTGATAGAACAGTGGGTGGATGGGCAATACCGTCTTTCTGAagtaaatttttctataaaattaagtTCCACATGGTTGGCAGTGTTTTTGCCTGTGTTTCGCCACATCTTATGGCTTGTGCCCCACTGGATTTCATAGAGCAGGCAGGCCTCTTTACGGAGTTCTCTGGGATCAAAGAAGACTTCAAATTCCCAGGGTTCAATTCTCCTCCTGAAACACAAGCAGCACTCCCATGTTGTCACACTATCTTTGGAGGCACCTTGAAAATCACTTCCTGCTCCCCTCTTCTGTCAGGCAGATATATAACATGACATCTCAGGAAACCTTGTTTCCTATTCTATTTCTCCAAGTTATCTAGAAAGGTCCATTTGAATTATCAGAGTTTCTCTCACAAGCATAGTGAAGAGATTTTTCCCAACCCATCTTATTTGGTTACTATTCTCTCTATACTGTCATCAACTAATTTTGAATCAGATATAAATGTGtccttgtttctcttttaaaggcttctctttggggcacctgggtgactccgttgctaagcatctgcctttggctggggtcatgatcacggtcctgggactgagccctgtattgggctccctgatcctgctcggcaggaagcccgtttctccctcccccactccctctggttgtgttccctctcttgctgtctctctatcaaataaataaaatacttgttaaaaaatgaaataaaggcttctatttattttctaatctttCTATCTCATCATGGAGTTGCCAGGTCCTGATCGTTAATCTTCACCATGCCTCAATAGACTCTAACTAGATTTTAGGTGTAGAAGCCTCAAATTGCCAACAAGAGTCTATTGCCAAGTCTGAGAAGAGAAAGAGTCAGCCTCAGGATTCTTCCACATTAAATTCTGTATACTAAATtcctcacaagaaaaaaattcaaactggTCCCAAtgacatctttattcatttatttttttaagattttatttttaagtaatctctacacccaacgtggggctcaaacttatgacactgagatcaagagtcacaggctctactgactgagccaaccaggcacccctcccaatGACATCTTtagatttaatattttccatgcgTCAAAGCTGGAACTCAGGGGAGACTCAGGATTGTGCTGAGGACTCTTCTTTGCAATACGGTTGAGTCATCAGCTTACTACACCCTAATATTTCCACTCATCCCTAaagtattacatttatttattacatagaTCAGTCCTTCCACCCATCATGAGATAATATATTCCCCCCTGCTATCATGCTAAATCTGAAAAATGGGCGTATAGTATAAAACAAAAGGATGAAATCAAAGTGACAAATGAATTCTCCAGACTTTTCACTAATGGCTATACAATCATGTGATTtaaacagagaagaaacagaggcaaGGCAAAAGTGGAACAAAGCTGGAAGGTAATTTActtgaacaaaaaccaaaagacataCAAGCAAAGATACAGAAAGCAGTGATCATAGAGAACGAAGTTAGAAAAGGTAAaaacagtggcacctgggtgactcggtgggttaagcctctgcttttggctcgggtcatgatctcaggttcctgggatcgagacccacattgggctctctgctcagcggaaagcctgcttccctatctctctctgtctgactctctgcctacttgtgatcattctctctgtcaaataaataagtagataaataaatctttttaaaaaagaaaaggcaaaaagaaaagagtaggagcatgataaaagaagaaaggaaaaatatggaaAGCTATAGTCCTATAGCTCTTAAATCCACTTATTCTTGGTTGTATTAAATGCTCACTCTGATAGTTTTATTCTTACCTCAAGGTGGCATCTCCTGCTGAAGGACCTGTTGACCAAGAGATGATTATGTCAGATAACACCCACATACAAATTtagctaagaaaaaaatactctgatCTTCCAAACCTGCAAACCATATCAGAAAATGGAGTGAAAAATTTTCTCCTATATTAACTGGATTGGACCATTAAGAAAAGCAAGTTTCTAAGGGCTTTGCCAAAACCTGTTTGTCCAATCCCAAACCAAGTAATCCTCCTTAAGGCTCCTACAAGAATGATTAAGTGCAATGAGAAAGTCATTCCTCAGAGGCTCCTATGGTAATTTCTCTATGTTTCCATAGCATCTTGTACCTCCTTCATCATAGCAatcatgctgtatttttttttgtattttatttatttatttgacagaaataaataaaatctaagtaaaTAGATTTGTTgatagtgagaaagggaatacGAGCGAGTGGAGGtggagaggtgggagagggagaagcaggcttcccactgaacagggagctcgatgcagggcttgatcccaggaccctgggatcatgacccaaaccaaaggcagacacttgaagactgagccacccaggtgccccaatcacgCTGtattttgattgttatttatatGTCTATAATAACACTGAATTGTAGATTATGTGAGATATGGATTATGTATATCTTGTTCCAGACCCTATCACACTGCCTGAAACATGTTGGTTAGCAATAGATACTtgttgagaaaatatttgaatgaatcTCACTACTATCCATTATAGGATagctatagatagatagatagataacacTGTGCAGAGAAAGTGGAtctctcatatattgctggtgggaatgtaaattggtacagtctCTCTTGTAAATAGTTTGGGTgtttcttaattaaaaacaacaacacaggggcacctgggtggctcagtgggttaaagcctatgcctttggctcaggtcatgatcccagggtcctggaatcgaaccccacatcgggctctctgctccgcagggagcctgcttcctcccctctctctctgcctgcctctctgcctacttgtgatctctgtctgtcaaataaataaataaaatcttaaaaaaaatttttttaataaataaataaagctacctcttaaaaataaataaataaaaattaaaaaaataaaaacaacaacaccggggtgtctggctggctcagctggtagagctgTTAATGAGGGGCTTACTAAATGTTAAGCACTCTTTAAAATACAGGAACagggaacaaaaaaaaatctctatcttTACGCTCATGGAGTTTATATACTAAGCCACGGATTTTATTTGAAGTGTCCTGGGAAGCCATTAGCACATGTGAGGACTATCCAAGTACAAATACTAGATTTTAGAGGCCCATACTTCTCAAGACTCAGAGCTTTGAAAATGAAATGGACACTGGCTTGACCTGAATTCAGAATATTCACAGAACAGAATTCTAAAGCTCTGAGGGCAGAAATGCgagtcatttgttttttttggagAAACGTGGACATTTATTTTAGCAACAAGCATTCCTGTTAAGGGTTTGCTTCCTGGTTATTTGAAATCTAAAATTTGGGGAAGCAGGAGA from Mustela lutreola isolate mMusLut2 chromosome 8, mMusLut2.pri, whole genome shotgun sequence includes these protein-coding regions:
- the APOBEC1 gene encoding C->U-editing enzyme APOBEC-1 isoform X2 yields the protein MASDKGPSAGDATLRRRIEPWEFEVFFDPRELRKEACLLYEIQWGTSHKMWRNTGKNTANHVELNFIEKFTSERRYCPSTHCSITWFLSWSPCWECSKAIRGFLSQCPSVTLVIYVTRLFWHMDPQNRQGLRDLLKSGVTVRIMRAPEYDHCWKNFVNYPPGKEDHWPRYPELWMKLYELELYCIILIQG
- the APOBEC1 gene encoding C->U-editing enzyme APOBEC-1 isoform X3, with amino-acid sequence MWRNTGKNTANHVELNFIEKFTSERRYCPSTHCSITWFLSWSPCWECSKAIRGFLSQCPSVTLVIYVTRLFWHMDPQNRQGLRDLLKSGVTVRIMRAPEYDHCWKNFVNYPPGKEDHWPRYPELWMKLYELELYCIILSLPPCLKISRRNQKQLTLFRLTLQNCHYQIIPPHILLDTGLIQLPVIWR
- the APOBEC1 gene encoding C->U-editing enzyme APOBEC-1 isoform X1 gives rise to the protein MASDKGPSAGDATLRRRIEPWEFEVFFDPRELRKEACLLYEIQWGTSHKMWRNTGKNTANHVELNFIEKFTSERRYCPSTHCSITWFLSWSPCWECSKAIRGFLSQCPSVTLVIYVTRLFWHMDPQNRQGLRDLLKSGVTVRIMRAPEYDHCWKNFVNYPPGKEDHWPRYPELWMKLYELELYCIILSLPPCLKISRRNQKQLTLFRLTLQNCHYQIIPPHILLDTGLIQLPVIWR